A genome region from Phosphitispora fastidiosa includes the following:
- a CDS encoding Asp23/Gls24 family envelope stress response protein: MEKKDFAERHDTELGSIRIADEVVAIIAGLAATEVNGVAGMSGGLAGGIAEILGRKNLSKGVKVEVGEKEAAVDMFIIVEYGIRIPDVAIQIQESVKRAIESMTGLNVVEVNVHIQGVVFTTPESKEEDHRVK, translated from the coding sequence ATGGAAAAAAAGGACTTTGCAGAACGCCATGACACTGAGCTTGGAAGTATCCGTATAGCTGATGAGGTTGTGGCCATTATCGCCGGACTGGCAGCTACCGAGGTCAATGGAGTTGCCGGAATGAGCGGTGGCCTGGCAGGCGGAATAGCCGAAATCCTTGGCAGGAAAAACCTGTCAAAGGGTGTTAAGGTGGAGGTCGGAGAAAAAGAAGCTGCAGTGGATATGTTTATCATCGTCGAATATGGAATCAGGATTCCTGATGTAGCTATTCAGATTCAGGAAAGTGTTAAAAGAGCAATTGAGAGTATGACAGGTCTCAATGTCGTTGAAGTAAACGTCCACATCCAGGGAGTGGTATTCACGACCCCTGAGTCCAAGGAGGAAGACCATAGGGTAAAGTAA
- the amaP gene encoding alkaline shock response membrane anchor protein AmaP, which yields MKFFDRVLLSLYALGIMFILLLAGLAAAGWTTPVDWLRVALLHMNNRLVLGVTAMVYFIVSVRFLFLALSSAKRPAQAVVQETGMGQVRVSVDALENMVRRVTAQIKGVRDVKPRVACLPEGVSVFLHVSMAPETNIPGTSDEIQQKVAAYIEEIAGIKVQAVKILVKSVSATDDSQGSRRLI from the coding sequence TTGAAGTTTTTCGACAGGGTCCTGTTGTCGTTATATGCACTTGGTATAATGTTTATTCTGCTTTTGGCAGGACTGGCTGCTGCAGGTTGGACAACCCCTGTGGACTGGTTACGGGTAGCATTGCTCCACATGAATAACCGCCTGGTATTAGGTGTGACAGCTATGGTGTATTTTATCGTCAGTGTCAGGTTCCTTTTCCTGGCGCTGTCCAGCGCCAAACGTCCTGCTCAGGCAGTGGTCCAGGAAACCGGGATGGGGCAGGTCAGGGTCTCTGTTGATGCTCTGGAAAACATGGTGCGCAGGGTTACGGCACAGATAAAGGGTGTCAGGGATGTAAAACCCCGGGTTGCCTGCCTGCCTGAGGGGGTAAGTGTCTTTTTGCATGTTTCCATGGCGCCTGAGACTAACATTCCCGGTACTTCTGACGAAATCCAGCAAAAGGTAGCGGCATATATTGAGGAGATTGCCGGGATTAAGGTTCAGGCCGTTAAGATACTGGTAAAAAGTGTATCTGCCACAGACGACAGCCAGGGCTCCCGGAGGCTGATCTAG
- a CDS encoding DUF2273 domain-containing protein, whose protein sequence is MSGQTLQEFLANNLGKLLGVFIGLLLGWMIIEYGVLPTLFVIVLIILGYLFGKQLDEGDGLSAFVDRIFKR, encoded by the coding sequence TTGTCAGGGCAAACATTACAGGAATTTCTTGCCAACAATCTTGGGAAACTGCTGGGCGTATTTATTGGCCTGCTGTTAGGATGGATGATTATTGAATATGGAGTGCTGCCAACCCTTTTCGTTATTGTCCTGATTATTCTGGGATACCTATTTGGCAAGCAGCTTGATGAAGGAGACGGTCTGAGTGCCTTTGTTGACAGGATATTTAAGCGATAA
- the nusB gene encoding transcription antitermination factor NusB gives MSRRAARQAALQVLFQMDIGQTKFDNALDFVVTENKLDQKQVQFIRDTISGVLEHMDALNQIINEIAVDWDMERMAGVDRSILRMALYEICYSEIPPNVAVNEAIELGKTFSTAESGKFINGILGRVVKNLDDYRRVTTNSGL, from the coding sequence ATGAGCAGAAGGGCAGCGCGCCAAGCGGCGTTACAGGTACTCTTCCAGATGGATATTGGGCAGACTAAATTTGATAATGCCCTTGATTTTGTTGTCACAGAGAACAAACTGGACCAGAAGCAGGTACAGTTTATCAGGGACACTATTTCCGGTGTTCTTGAACATATGGATGCACTAAACCAGATTATTAATGAAATTGCTGTGGATTGGGATATGGAGCGTATGGCAGGGGTGGACCGCAGTATTCTCAGGATGGCTCTCTATGAAATATGCTATTCCGAGATACCGCCAAATGTTGCTGTCAATGAAGCCATCGAACTGGGAAAGACGTTTAGTACTGCCGAATCAGGCAAGTTCATTAACGGAATTCTTGGCAGGGTCGTCAAGAACCTTGACGATTATCGCCGGGTGACAACTAATTCAGGATTATAA
- a CDS encoding Kae1-like domain-containing protein → MEKFLGIDTSCYTTSLAVVDGEGNLLSEARKILDVRIGARGLAQSEAVFQHINNLPLLFEHIAINTSGESFAGIAASVRPRPVKSSYMPVFRVAESYGNSIAAMLNIPFADVSHQEGHLAAGIMSAGGPRTGEFLAIHLSGGTTELLRVKKGVRPDEPNFAITIIGETRDLHAGQFIDRVGVRLGLPFPAGPHLEQLAAKAQGEITVPSSVKGCDISFSGPEAAALRLVGRGIPPAEIARAVEKCVANTLEKVIRKAVMETGIREVLIVGGVAANRFIRERLGERLQHGTVGARVYFASRELSGDNAVGTALLGMSRFTNKW, encoded by the coding sequence ATGGAAAAATTCCTGGGAATAGATACGAGTTGCTATACGACTTCCCTTGCTGTTGTCGACGGTGAGGGAAATTTACTTTCTGAGGCCAGAAAAATACTGGATGTCCGTATTGGCGCAAGAGGCCTTGCCCAGAGTGAGGCGGTATTCCAGCACATCAATAATCTGCCCTTGCTTTTTGAGCACATTGCCATAAATACATCCGGAGAGAGTTTTGCCGGAATTGCGGCAAGTGTCCGCCCCAGGCCGGTAAAGAGTTCTTATATGCCGGTATTCAGGGTTGCCGAAAGTTATGGAAATTCAATTGCGGCAATGCTGAACATACCTTTTGCGGATGTCTCGCACCAGGAAGGGCATCTGGCAGCAGGTATTATGTCGGCTGGCGGTCCGCGAACCGGTGAGTTTCTTGCCATACACCTTTCCGGCGGGACTACCGAACTGCTGCGGGTCAAAAAAGGCGTCCGCCCTGATGAACCAAATTTTGCAATTACTATTATCGGCGAAACCAGGGACCTCCACGCCGGGCAGTTTATTGACCGGGTTGGAGTGCGTTTGGGACTTCCCTTTCCGGCAGGACCGCATTTGGAACAGCTGGCTGCCAAGGCTCAGGGGGAGATAACGGTTCCTTCTTCCGTAAAGGGCTGCGATATCAGCTTTTCGGGACCGGAAGCTGCGGCGCTGCGCCTGGTTGGGCGTGGTATACCACCGGCTGAAATTGCCAGGGCGGTTGAAAAATGTGTAGCTAACACCCTGGAAAAGGTAATCAGGAAGGCCGTAATGGAGACCGGTATCAGGGAAGTATTGATAGTGGGCGGAGTTGCGGCAAACCGCTTTATCCGGGAAAGGCTGGGTGAGCGTTTACAGCACGGCACAGTGGGAGCCAGGGTTTATTTCGCTTCACGGGAACTCAGCGGGGATAATGCAGTCGGGACGGCCCTCCTCGGAATGAGCAGATTTACAAATAAATGGTAG
- a CDS encoding Ig-like domain-containing protein, whose product MRTLQPLFLRGVLFPVIMLSLFINVTFTGPAFADTTGPSYAKISPVEGAQLSTGKVTISVTAKDTDKVSDASVIMKVDGSAVSPIKEYGWLSEWEDDLTTLNIYYPANLSQGDHTIYVGSKDLKGNFTEHTWSLTVAAPPQITSKTPVEGAVVTNLKPEISAIVKNIEVIDADSLEMTFDGKKVSPEFDIATGRVSFTPSADIANEAVHTVTLKVSGQLGSTVQAQWTFKTNTYEEMAFSVNDETCQSCHPRSEHLMTNCASCHGTNLNAGKPVYPVDDCYKCHFQLPGYPAIYHSSGLPVYVAPDHPVQATDSCTACHNKNWQTGIPQYHSITDTADRHLTSSAGCEECHAKSLTREHYRRTDSSGNSLTCNTCHTNEAAKVQDAITNDDSSCAACHDLGESGGHPAHEGGLDAACQTCHSSSILSESQFHSQNGCQVCHSENAPEIVQYSIDTGSTNCFSCHNEGHNVNMVAKVPEDIPLYPGFEWTVPQDARIFAGELWFDSQYASAGAKIVISDRLQSVDGNDVALWYQQELGQNGWTSVRENINTADNFSVTYTKENRMVTINFYAGETHDPADEFIGHKIEMVYK is encoded by the coding sequence ATGAGAACATTGCAGCCGCTGTTTTTAAGGGGGGTTCTGTTTCCGGTTATCATGTTATCTCTGTTCATTAATGTTACCTTTACAGGTCCCGCATTTGCTGATACCACAGGCCCTTCATATGCGAAAATCAGTCCTGTAGAGGGGGCACAGTTAAGTACGGGAAAAGTTACTATATCTGTTACTGCCAAAGACACTGATAAGGTGAGTGATGCTTCAGTCATTATGAAGGTAGACGGGAGCGCGGTTTCACCCATAAAAGAGTATGGCTGGCTAAGTGAATGGGAAGACGATTTGACAACGCTAAATATTTATTACCCGGCCAACCTGTCACAGGGAGACCATACAATATATGTGGGATCCAAAGACCTTAAGGGGAATTTCACTGAACACACGTGGTCCTTAACAGTGGCGGCGCCGCCGCAGATAACTTCAAAGACCCCTGTTGAGGGCGCTGTCGTGACTAATTTAAAACCCGAGATTTCAGCTATTGTGAAAAACATTGAGGTAATTGATGCAGACTCTCTGGAAATGACTTTCGACGGAAAAAAGGTAAGCCCTGAATTCGATATTGCCACCGGCAGGGTTTCTTTTACACCGTCCGCAGATATTGCCAACGAAGCAGTTCATACGGTGACTCTGAAGGTCTCCGGTCAATTAGGGAGTACGGTACAGGCCCAATGGACCTTTAAGACAAATACATATGAGGAAATGGCTTTTAGTGTGAATGATGAAACATGTCAATCCTGCCACCCGCGGTCAGAACACCTGATGACCAACTGTGCCAGCTGTCACGGGACTAATCTGAATGCCGGCAAGCCGGTTTATCCGGTTGATGATTGTTATAAATGTCATTTCCAATTACCTGGTTATCCGGCTATCTATCACAGCAGCGGATTACCGGTTTATGTGGCGCCGGATCATCCCGTACAGGCGACCGACAGCTGTACCGCATGCCATAATAAGAATTGGCAGACAGGTATCCCCCAGTATCATAGCATTACAGATACGGCTGACCGTCACTTGACATCATCTGCCGGTTGCGAGGAATGCCATGCTAAAAGCCTCACCAGGGAACACTACAGAAGGACTGACAGCTCCGGTAACAGCCTGACCTGTAACACCTGTCACACCAATGAAGCAGCCAAGGTTCAGGATGCTATCACCAATGACGATTCATCATGTGCGGCATGTCACGATTTGGGTGAGTCGGGAGGCCATCCGGCACACGAGGGAGGGCTGGATGCAGCCTGCCAGACGTGTCATTCGAGCTCGATACTAAGTGAATCCCAGTTTCACAGCCAGAACGGCTGTCAGGTATGCCACAGTGAAAATGCACCGGAAATTGTGCAGTATTCTATTGACACCGGCAGCACAAATTGTTTTTCCTGCCACAATGAGGGGCATAATGTTAATATGGTAGCTAAGGTTCCCGAAGATATACCTTTGTACCCTGGATTTGAGTGGACCGTTCCCCAGGATGCCCGGATCTTTGCAGGGGAGCTCTGGTTTGACAGCCAGTATGCATCTGCCGGTGCCAAAATAGTCATTTCAGACAGGCTGCAGTCAGTTGATGGGAACGATGTCGCCTTGTGGTATCAACAGGAACTGGGTCAGAACGGTTGGACCAGTGTAAGGGAAAACATCAATACTGCAGATAATTTCTCAGTAACTTATACTAAGGAAAACAGGATGGTTACTATCAACTTCTATGCAGGAGAAACCCATGATCCGGCAGATGAATTTATAGGCCATAAAATAGAAATGGTGTATAAATAG
- a CDS encoding cation diffusion facilitator family transporter, with protein MTLEQQTAEKKAVALSSVFASMLLTGGKMAVGLYTGSLGILSEAAHSAMDLFAALVTYFAVRVSDRPADEEHHYGHAKVENFSALIEALLLLLTCVWIIKEAVSRLFFVHVPIEVNVWSFTILVVSIVVDFSRSRALSRAAEKYNSQALEADALHFSSDILSSAVVLVGLVFARFGINYADPVAAFIVAVIVIVASLRLTWKTVNALLDKAPRGLDRDIATEVMETPGVVGVHKVRLREAGGRIHGDLHVVIDRNISFVEGHRIASLVEEKLSRHSNDILVHFEPEDDWEAVNSSILRTEQAVIRLMGKKSSGILGYHSLVVRRGPGGTDVSIHVVLPKDISVSRAREYCDDIERDIKTELDDANMHFHIEPCEGICTDCEVCPDCEVKGEKTKK; from the coding sequence ATGACGCTTGAACAGCAGACCGCTGAAAAAAAAGCTGTTGCTTTGAGTTCAGTATTTGCCTCAATGTTACTTACAGGTGGGAAAATGGCTGTTGGGCTGTATACCGGAAGCCTGGGTATACTTTCAGAAGCCGCTCACTCGGCCATGGACCTTTTTGCTGCCCTGGTTACATATTTTGCCGTCAGGGTGTCAGACAGACCTGCCGATGAGGAGCATCATTACGGGCACGCCAAGGTGGAGAATTTTTCCGCCCTTATCGAGGCCTTGCTGCTCCTCCTTACCTGTGTGTGGATTATTAAGGAAGCCGTAAGCAGGCTGTTTTTTGTACATGTGCCAATTGAGGTGAATGTATGGAGCTTTACTATCCTGGTGGTTTCTATTGTGGTCGATTTTTCCCGGTCAAGGGCCCTTTCCAGAGCAGCAGAAAAATATAACAGCCAGGCCCTGGAAGCTGATGCTCTGCACTTTTCCAGTGATATTCTGAGCTCGGCTGTAGTGCTGGTTGGTTTGGTTTTTGCTCGGTTTGGGATAAACTATGCTGACCCGGTGGCAGCGTTTATTGTTGCGGTTATTGTCATTGTGGCCAGTTTGCGTCTGACCTGGAAAACGGTTAATGCTTTACTTGACAAGGCTCCGCGCGGCCTGGACAGGGATATTGCCACTGAAGTAATGGAGACACCTGGGGTCGTCGGAGTTCATAAAGTGCGTCTCCGTGAGGCTGGAGGCCGAATTCACGGTGATCTGCATGTGGTTATTGACAGGAACATATCATTTGTGGAAGGGCATCGCATTGCCTCACTGGTGGAGGAAAAGCTGTCAAGACACAGTAACGATATTTTGGTCCACTTTGAGCCTGAGGATGATTGGGAAGCCGTGAACAGCAGCATTCTTAGAACAGAACAGGCAGTTATCCGGTTGATGGGTAAGAAGAGTTCGGGAATACTGGGATACCACAGCCTTGTTGTCCGGAGGGGGCCGGGAGGAACTGATGTAAGCATACATGTTGTCCTGCCCAAGGATATCTCTGTTTCCCGAGCCAGGGAGTACTGTGATGACATTGAACGGGACATTAAGACCGAACTTGATGATGCAAATATGCATTTTCATATAGAACCCTGTGAGGGTATTTGTACTGACTGTGAGGTTTGCCCGGACTGTGAAGTAAAGGGTGAAAAGACTAAAAAGTAA
- a CDS encoding ArsR/SmtB family transcription factor yields the protein MRKALDRCEVVCINHDAVNRVRKEMLDEEVIRNIADIFKALGDPNRVKIIRFLAQEELCVCDLAQLLGMSLSAVSHQLRALRSRRLVKFRRQGKVVYYSLDDAHIVGLFNQCLDHVTHE from the coding sequence ATGAGGAAAGCGCTGGACAGGTGTGAGGTAGTTTGTATTAACCATGATGCTGTAAACCGCGTCCGCAAGGAAATGCTTGATGAAGAGGTAATTAGGAATATTGCCGACATCTTTAAGGCACTGGGGGACCCTAACAGGGTGAAAATTATCAGATTTCTGGCCCAGGAAGAATTGTGTGTATGTGACTTGGCCCAACTGCTGGGGATGAGTTTATCAGCAGTTTCTCACCAATTGAGGGCGCTGCGCAGCCGCAGGCTGGTGAAATTCCGCCGACAGGGGAAAGTAGTATATTATTCACTTGATGATGCCCACATTGTCGGGTTGTTTAACCAGTGCCTGGATCACGTAACTCATGAGTAA
- a CDS encoding heavy metal translocating P-type ATPase: MIKAVHKNTSVEDIIGLIKSNGYDARVQGGARDAAKPAGKPGIRMILAGFSGLMLGAGLVSEWAWTAGDFQVFLYAAAMASGGYFVYKTALNSLKSLILDMNVLMSISSIGAVFLGLWSEGATVVFLFSVGNLLQAYTIEKTRDSIKKMMQLAPKEARVITDDGSETMMPAETVNVGDMILVKPGESIPVDGTVTKGLSWVNQASITGESKPVEKTEGEEVFAGSLNNEGSLFIKCTHLAADSTLAKMIQMVEEAQAKKAPSQQLVDVFARYYTPAVIIGAVLVVAIPVLLLGLPFADWFYKALVLLVISCPCALVISTPVSIVSAIGNAARNGVLIKGGIYLEALGKVKNIAFDKTGTITTGMMSVTDVYPVNGIDSKQLLQAAGAVERFSEHPLARSVMAEVSKRKISLPDSDSFRSFPGKGAVCKVEGREIYAGNKRLLTELSIPFEEIAQMEAALENAGKSIIFVTTSRRLLGILGIEDIPRALAGDALKQLQQLGIERIVMLSGDNEATAANIAGRLGIKEYCSNLLPDDKVREVEALTREGVTVMVGDGVNDAPALAVANVGIAMGAAGTDTALETADVALMNDELLHIPAVIKLGRRTRTIIGQNVVTAVALKLIFLVLTLAGISNLWMAVFADTGASVLVTLNGMRLARHRF; this comes from the coding sequence TTGATCAAGGCAGTACACAAAAACACATCAGTTGAGGATATTATCGGGCTTATCAAGTCCAATGGATATGATGCCAGGGTCCAGGGTGGGGCCCGGGATGCTGCCAAGCCTGCCGGAAAACCCGGAATCAGGATGATTTTGGCCGGGTTCTCCGGTCTAATGCTGGGAGCGGGGTTGGTATCCGAATGGGCTTGGACTGCTGGTGATTTTCAAGTATTTTTATATGCCGCGGCTATGGCTTCAGGGGGGTATTTCGTTTACAAAACAGCACTAAACTCACTTAAGAGCCTAATTCTGGATATGAATGTTCTGATGAGTATTTCATCTATTGGAGCAGTATTTTTGGGACTATGGTCAGAGGGAGCGACAGTGGTGTTCCTGTTCAGTGTGGGTAACCTGCTTCAGGCATATACCATTGAAAAAACACGGGATTCAATAAAAAAAATGATGCAGCTGGCGCCGAAGGAAGCAAGAGTAATCACAGATGACGGAAGCGAAACCATGATGCCGGCGGAAACAGTTAATGTTGGGGATATGATTCTGGTGAAGCCGGGAGAGAGCATACCTGTGGACGGAACTGTAACCAAAGGCCTGTCCTGGGTGAACCAGGCTTCAATAACAGGTGAGTCCAAACCGGTGGAAAAAACTGAAGGGGAAGAGGTTTTTGCGGGTTCCCTTAATAATGAGGGGAGTCTTTTTATTAAATGTACCCATCTGGCTGCAGACAGCACTCTGGCAAAAATGATCCAGATGGTTGAAGAGGCACAGGCTAAAAAGGCGCCTTCACAGCAGTTGGTTGATGTCTTTGCCAGGTATTATACCCCTGCAGTCATTATAGGTGCGGTTTTAGTTGTTGCAATACCTGTGCTGCTGCTGGGCCTGCCCTTTGCAGATTGGTTCTACAAGGCCCTGGTACTCCTGGTTATTTCGTGCCCCTGTGCACTGGTTATTTCCACTCCGGTATCTATAGTGTCAGCAATCGGCAATGCAGCGAGAAACGGTGTCTTAATCAAGGGCGGCATCTACCTGGAGGCTCTCGGAAAGGTAAAAAACATTGCTTTTGACAAAACCGGGACCATAACAACAGGTATGATGAGTGTGACAGACGTCTACCCTGTTAATGGTATTGACAGTAAGCAGCTTTTACAGGCCGCAGGCGCTGTGGAGCGGTTTTCCGAACATCCTCTGGCCAGGTCGGTGATGGCTGAAGTATCAAAAAGGAAAATATCTCTGCCAGATTCGGATTCCTTCCGCTCATTTCCCGGGAAGGGCGCCGTATGCAAGGTGGAAGGCAGAGAAATTTATGCCGGAAACAAGCGGCTGCTAACTGAGCTGAGCATTCCATTTGAGGAAATTGCACAGATGGAAGCAGCTCTGGAGAACGCAGGGAAATCAATCATATTTGTCACAACCTCAAGAAGGCTGCTGGGTATTTTGGGGATAGAGGATATTCCCCGGGCTTTAGCGGGGGATGCCCTAAAGCAGCTGCAGCAGCTCGGCATTGAGAGGATTGTTATGCTCAGCGGGGATAATGAGGCTACTGCGGCTAATATTGCCGGAAGATTGGGGATTAAAGAATACTGTTCCAATCTGCTTCCTGATGATAAGGTCAGGGAAGTGGAGGCCCTCACCCGGGAAGGTGTGACAGTAATGGTTGGGGACGGGGTAAATGATGCCCCGGCTCTGGCAGTTGCCAATGTGGGTATAGCCATGGGAGCGGCAGGCACTGATACAGCCTTGGAAACGGCGGATGTGGCCCTGATGAATGACGAACTACTGCATATTCCAGCTGTAATTAAACTCGGCAGAAGGACAAGGACAATTATCGGACAGAATGTTGTCACAGCTGTTGCCTTGAAGCTGATATTCCTGGTGCTGACACTTGCCGGGATATCAAATCTCTGGATGGCGGTGTTTGCTGATACGGGGGCTTCGGTTTTGGTGACCCTTAATGGGATGAGGTTGGCCCGCCACCGCTTTTAA
- a CDS encoding PGRP and LysM peptidoglycan-binding domain-containing protein, which yields MKYTVKKNDSMYSIAKQFGIPFAEIVKGNPGIQDPDVIYPGQVIEVPVAADSSGMVPGAGPDDGSAAYPGGTMFGYPGITGFPGVSGFPGVSVFPGLPGFQGGMVPGSSGDMPGFYEGPAGNYPGQQVPIFPGLGPSGYPGEGISGKPSGLDSRLPGFMPGQIVRQGEQGKHVQILQQRLKELGYFRGRVSGRYGRGTVSAVSKFQQECSMPVNGMVDYYVWSSLGIRE from the coding sequence ATGAAGTATACTGTTAAAAAGAATGACAGTATGTACAGTATTGCCAAACAGTTTGGCATTCCCTTTGCGGAAATTGTCAAGGGAAACCCAGGTATTCAGGACCCTGATGTTATTTACCCGGGGCAGGTGATTGAAGTGCCTGTTGCGGCGGACAGCAGCGGCATGGTTCCTGGAGCCGGGCCGGATGATGGCAGCGCTGCCTATCCAGGTGGAACGATGTTTGGTTATCCGGGGATAACGGGATTTCCCGGAGTGTCAGGATTTCCAGGAGTGTCAGTCTTCCCAGGGCTACCCGGCTTTCAGGGAGGGATGGTCCCCGGTTCTTCAGGAGATATGCCTGGTTTTTATGAGGGACCGGCCGGTAATTATCCTGGCCAACAGGTTCCGATTTTTCCGGGACTTGGTCCCAGTGGGTATCCTGGAGAGGGGATTTCCGGTAAACCGAGTGGTTTAGATTCCCGGCTGCCCGGATTTATGCCAGGACAAATCGTAAGGCAGGGAGAACAGGGAAAACATGTTCAAATACTGCAGCAACGGCTGAAAGAGCTCGGATATTTCCGCGGCCGTGTAAGTGGCCGCTATGGGCGTGGAACAGTTTCAGCAGTATCGAAGTTTCAACAGGAGTGCAGCATGCCGGTCAACGGTATGGTTGATTATTATGTCTGGAGCAGTCTCGGTATAAGGGAATAG
- a CDS encoding sulfide/dihydroorotate dehydrogenase-like FAD/NAD-binding protein, whose product MYKILKKEVLSSTLKLFEIDAPKVAKKCQAGQFIILRIDEKGERIPLTIADFDREKGTITLIFAEVGKTTQQLGQMEAGDTLLDFVGPLGRPSEIEKYGRVVCIGAGVGIAPVFPITRALKEAGNEVIGIAGARNEELLFWTDEFKAQCDEFHICTDDGSAGEKGFVSNILKQIIDEKGQVDYVIAIGPIPAMKVCAELTKPYGIKTFVSLNSIMVDGTGMCGACRVTVGDETKFACVDGPEFDGHLVDFNEQMRRAQIFKDEEQRALAAGSCGGGGCGCH is encoded by the coding sequence ATGTACAAGATACTAAAAAAAGAAGTTTTGTCATCAACTCTGAAACTGTTTGAAATCGATGCACCAAAAGTTGCAAAGAAATGTCAAGCGGGACAGTTTATCATTCTTCGGATTGATGAAAAAGGTGAGAGGATTCCGCTGACTATCGCTGATTTTGACAGGGAAAAAGGGACTATTACCCTTATCTTTGCAGAGGTAGGCAAAACTACCCAGCAGTTGGGCCAAATGGAAGCCGGGGATACTCTTCTGGACTTTGTTGGACCACTTGGACGGCCGTCAGAGATAGAGAAGTACGGCCGTGTAGTATGTATCGGCGCCGGCGTGGGTATAGCACCGGTTTTTCCTATCACCAGGGCTCTTAAAGAAGCCGGTAATGAGGTTATCGGGATTGCTGGCGCCAGGAATGAGGAACTGCTGTTCTGGACTGATGAGTTTAAGGCACAGTGTGACGAATTTCACATCTGTACAGATGATGGTTCTGCCGGGGAGAAAGGATTTGTTTCCAATATTCTGAAGCAGATTATTGATGAGAAGGGGCAGGTTGACTATGTTATAGCAATAGGTCCGATTCCGGCTATGAAAGTTTGTGCCGAATTGACTAAGCCATATGGGATCAAAACCTTTGTCAGCCTGAACTCCATTATGGTTGATGGAACCGGTATGTGCGGTGCCTGCAGGGTTACTGTAGGTGATGAAACCAAGTTTGCCTGTGTTGACGGTCCTGAGTTTGACGGTCACCTGGTTGATTTTAATGAACAAATGCGCCGTGCCCAAATCTTCAAGGATGAGGAGCAGCGCGCCTTAGCAGCAGGAAGTTGTGGAGGAGGTGGCTGTGGATGTCACTAA